One region of Streptomyces sp. NBC_00442 genomic DNA includes:
- a CDS encoding response regulator transcription factor yields MVRVLIAEDMHMLRKALVSLIELESDLEVVAELSSGTDIVPTAMAMRPDVAVLDIDLPGTDGITAAAGLHTSVPECRTLILTSLGRPGNLRRALAAHVSGFLPKDSDPDSLCAAIRQVAAGERVIDPQLALATLDSGPSPLTDREREVLQLASEGMEAGQIASRLHLSSGTVRNYLTSAVSKLNARNRVDAIRIAREAGWLHSV; encoded by the coding sequence ATGGTGCGCGTTCTGATTGCCGAAGACATGCATATGCTGCGCAAGGCATTGGTGTCGCTCATTGAACTGGAGTCCGACCTGGAAGTGGTCGCCGAGCTGTCGTCGGGTACGGACATCGTGCCGACCGCGATGGCCATGCGGCCGGATGTCGCCGTCCTCGACATCGACCTTCCCGGGACCGACGGGATCACCGCCGCCGCGGGACTGCACACCTCGGTACCGGAGTGCCGCACCCTCATCCTGACCAGTCTGGGCAGACCGGGGAACCTCAGACGGGCGCTGGCCGCCCACGTCTCCGGGTTCCTCCCGAAGGACTCCGACCCCGACAGCCTGTGCGCCGCGATCCGCCAGGTGGCGGCGGGCGAGCGCGTCATCGACCCGCAGCTGGCGCTCGCCACGCTCGACTCGGGCCCGTCCCCGCTCACCGACCGCGAGCGGGAGGTGCTGCAACTGGCGTCCGAGGGCATGGAGGCCGGCCAGATCGCGTCCCGGCTGCACCTGTCGTCCGGCACCGTACGCAACTATCTGACTTCGGCCGTCAGCAAACTCAA
- a CDS encoding DUF6059 family protein has product MAGRENQDVPGGSGRRPKGSWRRLIGRCLRPVGEALMVHGGVDLYLAAADGNRARLHSLDSGFRLTLRTDADGPPPGHPERLRPDVPLTRQELLLLQDLLNEVPGHRR; this is encoded by the coding sequence ATGGCCGGCCGGGAAAATCAGGATGTTCCGGGCGGCTCGGGCCGCCGTCCCAAGGGCTCGTGGCGCCGCCTCATCGGCCGTTGCCTGCGTCCCGTGGGCGAAGCCCTCATGGTGCACGGCGGTGTCGACCTGTATCTGGCCGCCGCGGACGGGAACAGGGCCCGGCTGCACTCGCTCGACAGCGGGTTCCGTCTGACGCTGCGCACCGACGCCGACGGCCCGCCGCCCGGCCATCCCGAACGGCTGCGCCCCGATGTGCCGCTCACCCGTCAGGAACTCCTGCTCCTGCAGGACCTGCTGAACGAGGTGCCCGGACACAGAAGGTGA